A genome region from Tenrec ecaudatus isolate mTenEca1 chromosome 13, mTenEca1.hap1, whole genome shotgun sequence includes the following:
- the LOC142424081 gene encoding uncharacterized protein LOC142424081, translating into MHVIELTYLVYGYYYKQANYEILGLHDKIEKSDLIILALNQNSSSKIKKSVVFNEDEKTFLNIEEEQFCTEMKFPECENSSSMKSQCIQHQESHKIKKSLIGDKCRKTLFKESFLCEHQFIHILDKIYECGQCGQEFKKVFKLTAQYQTAHKGQKPYTCLQCVKTCHSKSYLKELQKTHVAGTPCVCSEGGKGFNRNSDVTAHQQTHTAEKPYVCGECGKVFRQMRCLRAHQIFHTGKKPHVCGECGKAFTWKTNLTVHQRTHTGEKPYVCDECGKAFNRKTNLTVHQRTHTGEKPYICDECGKAFTYKTNLTVHQRTHTGEKPYVCDECGKAFNRKTHLTVHQRTHTGEKPYICDECGKAFTYKTNLTVHQRTHTGEKPYVCDECGKAFNRKTNLTVHQRTHTGEKPHVCGECGKAFTWKSSLILHQQSHAGEKTLCMV; encoded by the exons ATGCACGTCATAGAGTTAACATACTTAGTCTATGGGTACTATTACAAGCAg GCAAATTATGAGATATTAGGCTTACATGATAAAATTGAAAAATCAGATTTGATCATTTTGGCATTAAATCAGAACAGTAGcagcaaaataaagaagtcagttgtTTTCAATGAAGACGAGAAAACTTTTCTCAATATTGAAgaagagcaattttgtactgaaatgaaattccctgaatGTGAAAACTCCAGtagcatgaagtcacaatgcattcagcatcaagaATCGCACAAAATTAAGAAATCACTCATAGGTGATAAATGTAGGAAAACCCTCTTCAAGGAGTCTTTCCTCTGTGAGCATCAGTTCATTCATATTCTAGATAAGATCTATGAATGCGGTCAGTGTGGGCAAGAATTCAAGAAagtattcaaactcactgcacaATATCAAACCGCACATAAAGGACAAAAGCCATATACATGCTTGCAATGTGTCAaaacttgtcacagtaaatcatacctcaaggagcttcagaaaactcaTGTGGCAGGTACCCCCTGTGTATGCAGTGAAGGTGGGAAAGGCTTTAACAGGAACAGTGAtgtcactgctcatcagcaaactcatactgcagagaaaccctatgtatgtggtgaatgtggcaaagtttTCAGGCAGATGCGATGCCTGAGAGCACATCAGAtatttcacacaggaaagaaaccccatgtctgtggtgaatgtggaaaagcctttacctggaagacaaacctcactgttcatcagcgaactcatactggagagaaaccctatgtatgtgatgaatgtggaaaggcTTTTAACAGAAAGACaaacctcactgttcatcagcgaactcatactggagagaaaccctatatatgtgatgaatgtggaaaagcctttacctacAAGACaaacctcactgttcatcagcgaactcatactggagagaaaccctatgtatgtgatgaatgtggaaaggcTTTTAACAGAAAGACAcacctcactgttcatcagcgaactcatactggagagaaaccctatatatgtgatgaatgtggaaaagcctttacctacAAGACaaacctcactgttcatcagcgaactcatactggagagaaaccctatgtatgtgatgaatgtggaaaggcTTTTAACAGAAAGACaaacctcactgttcatcagcgaactcatactggagagaaaccccatgtatgtggtgaatgtggaaaagcctttacctggaagaGTAGCCTCATTCTTCATCAGCAATCCCATGCTGGAGAAAAAACCTTATGTATGGTGTGA